The following are encoded together in the Gouania willdenowi unplaced genomic scaffold, fGouWil2.1 scaffold_228_arrow_ctg1, whole genome shotgun sequence genome:
- the clul1 gene encoding clusterin-like protein 1, producing MKLLIGLMLLTATLPVLHSVPAQQPTGITEDTLKQLSADGEKLVDEEVRRALYGVKQIKEVMWRNEQKHEHLMKSLRYSGDKKKGAAQLSQEVTEKLVEAEEQCKDSLQSEWEECRPCLEDACKTFYTSTCKRGFSAFHAKVGSFFQRVSQRFGSRQSSEESGDILVNQGPDSSDTDVTKIEDSFNSLVSKVGMLVNRSITLVSMMRGRLDKALQSAFLNDTAGTPTQEPTADPYDPGRDSGFLQGVGLDEVLESFYDFGRSVVEEFGAVVTQVFDDVHKVAEEKMKKARKSFPRFLQNRMLCRSLRKQTSECWRLQNQCEVCQGALLTECPSVRELHVELDEVSQLLDISKGQYNEILSIVQQHTDQTVNWLSNMAAEFSWVTQAFSNNSTAQNVFRVTLVAPESQDEQNNPLTETKVEVNILNSPPLLLTVPSGLELQDPAFIQYVIQEALDKYKEMLR from the exons ATGAAGCTGCTGATTGGTTTGATGCTCCTCACGGCGACGCTGCCTGTCCTTCACTCTGTTCCAGCACAGCAACCAACAGGCATCACAGAGGACACCTTAAAAC AATTGTCAGCTGACGGTGAGAAACTGGTGGATGAGGAGGTGAGGAGAGCACTGTATGGTGTAAAGCAGATAAAGGAGGTGATGTGGAGGAACGAGCAGAAACACGAACACCTGATGAAGTCTTTACGGTACAGCGGGGACAAGAAAAAG GGGGCAGCCCAACTCTCACAGGAGGTGACAGAGAAGCTGGTGGAGGCCGAGGAGCAGTGCAAAGACTCCCTGCAGTCTGAATGGGAGGAGTGCAGGCCCTGTCTGGAGGATGCTTGTAAAACCTTCTACACCTCCACCTGCAAGAGAGGCTTCTCTGCTTTCCATGCAAAG GTGGGGAGTTTCTTCCAAAGAGTCTCCCAGCGCTTTGGTTCCCGTCAGTCCAGTGAGGAGTCCGGGGACATCCTCGTGAATCAGGGCCCCGACAGTTCCGATACAGACGTCACCAAGATCGAGGATTCCTTCAACAGCCTGGTTAGCAAAGTGGGCATGCTGGTGAACCGCAGCATCACACTGGTATCCATGATGAGAGGCAGGCTGGACAAAGCCCTGCAGAGTGCTTTCCTCAACGACACAGCAGGAACTCCCACCCAGGAGCCCACCGCCGACCCCTATGACCCCGGGAGAGACTCTGGCTTCCTGCAGGGCGTGGGCTTGGACGAGGTGCTGGAGTCCTTCTACGACTTTGGCAGGAGCGTGGTGGAAGAGTTTGGAGCCGTGGTGACTCAGGTGTTCGACGACGTTCACAAAGTAGCCGAGGAGAAGATGAAGAAAG cgaGAAAGAGCTTCCCCCGTTTCCTGCAGAACAGAATGTTGTGCAGAAGTCTTCGCAAACAGACCTCAGAGTGTTGGAGGCTACAGAACCAGTGCGAGGTCTGCCAGGGGGCTCTGCTCACAG AATGCCCCAGTGTTCGAGAGCTGCATGTGGAGCTGGATGAGGTCTCCCAGCTGCTGGACATCTCCAAAGGGCAGTACAACGAGATCTTGTCCATCGTCCAGCAGCACACCGACCAAACGGTCAACTGGCTGAGCAACATGGCGGCTGAGTTCAGTTGGGTGACTCAGGCTTTTAGCAACAACAGCACGGCTCAGAACGTCTTCCGCGTCACCCTG GTGGCGCCAGAGAGCCAGGATGAGCAGAACAATCCTCTGACTGAGACCAAAGTGGAGGTGAACATCCTGAactctcctcctctcctcctcactgttccCAGTGGACTGGAGCTCCAGGACCCAGCCTTCATCCAGTATGTGATCCAGGAGGCTCTGGACAAGTACAAGGAGATGCTCAGGTGA